The Marmota flaviventris isolate mMarFla1 chromosome 5, mMarFla1.hap1, whole genome shotgun sequence genome includes the window tttatcaatatcctttttttgttatgaaaaactatatatattagaaattgtgaataatgggaaaatagaaataataaaaattgtgtgCAACCTTGCTAACCAGATAAAAGAAACAGTGACATTCTTGTGTATTTGACCCAGCATGTTGTCTATGTTTGCTTGtggacacatacacacatatatacatacgcATTCATGCATAGTTGAGCTCTTACCGTTGATAGTTCTGAACTctgctttttccattttgttttcttatgtcAAATTCTTAGTAGCTATGTAATATTATAATGCTACTTTGGCTATAAAATGAACCGtagttaatttctatttcttattttagctGGACCTCCATATACTTTGTATTTTGGTATTAAGTTCTATGCTGAAGATCCATGtaaactgaaagaagaaataaccAGGTACAGTACTGACTTTGTTTTTGAACAGATACATGTAGGGTATATACAAAAGGCTttattagaaacaaataaaactggGGTCGAGCCTTTGGATATGTGTCTACATGGTTTTGTAATTTATTTCCAGTGAGAATTAAATTTACACTAGCATTGTGTGAGGCAAATCAGTGTCTGATGATAGATGTGTTTGAAAAATGACATGAACCTGGGTGACAGACACGATGATAGATTTTGTATCTGCTGTGTTGGGAGATTCTGTATTATTACTGCTAAGCGTGCATTCAGCCTTTGTATCCATATAGAAATAGCCCTTTGAACTGCATAGTGGAAGGCTATTTGGGTGCTTggtttacatatgtaaatatacatttgAAGAGTCAGTTGTTTCCCTTTTATTAGTTGTAGCTAAAATATCAGTTATTCAGGTGTTTCATTTATCtctacaggaaaagaaaattacttttactattaagaaaggagagaaaacacttgtgttttcatttattactTTACCTTGgtcatcaaatattttatttctgtgaaggCAGAATTTCCAGTTGGTATTAATTAGGTGATCAAAATAGCCATGCCAACATTCGACAATGATTTATAAAGAGCAGACAATAGTGTGTTTAACTTATTTGACCAGTGACCTGGCTGCATgtggcaccaaaaacaaaagctTTTTCCCTAACTTAAGTGACCAATTTTCCAGTGAACCTTTATCAGGGGTTCAAATAGAGCCTcatatggtattttaaaaattggaaatcatATCTTTGAGAACTAAGTCAgcctgtggttttattttatttcatcctttcaTCTTAgacttttcttttgtctttattttggaCTGCACACAGAAGAGTGAGAAGAGGGCAGGCTAATCAAACCTTTTCCATCCCACTCTGAAGTGCCGCATTTAGGCCTCATTTTCGGAACACGTGGATGCCTGCACTCCTGTCTTTCATTGTCACGTCGTTGCTGAGCACATTGAAAACTGGGACACCAGTTCAGGCTTTCCCAGTGTACATCTCTCTGGGAGAAGGGCCATTGGAGCAGGAGGGGATGTTCACACAGGAGTGGTATTTACATTAGAGTTTCAGGGGGGAAACAGAGTCCTAGTGATATAAAAATATCTCAATACCAGTAATCATTAGGGAATTGCAATGgaacaacattttattaaaatacagtgAAAGTTCCATGTTTTGAAGTTGTccctgtgtctcagtttcttcaatGGTAAAATTGGAGATGCAACTGTCTCACAAAATTTTATGAACTTTAGACAGAATGATGTATTTGAAGCTCCTATAATTGTGTTTGGCTCATAGTAAGTGTTGAATAgatgttaatatttattatttcattctttgtcCTAACAATACAGTGAAATTGCATTTTAATTGGGGTTAGGTTCCAAATATATTTGATTTAGTGTTATCTGACCTTTGTTAACCACATATTGAGTAATCAGAAATTTCCCTTCAGGATCAACTAATGACTTGTTAACAGAACACAAGGATTTGTGTATAATGTCTATTTCTAGTGTAACCTGTTTTTTCTCAAGTATTAGATCAGATCATATAGCTAAGAACCAGGGATGGAATTGATTACAAATGGTGGTTatgcccctccctctctctctcccttccttccttccttccaaaacATGTTTTTGAATTTAGGTAAGTCAAATGTGCATTTAATGTGATATCACTATATACTGACTATTAAAATGTGCTGAAGAGAAAGATATTGAATTGCATGAATATGTTAACTTAAAGGGACAGGACCTGAAAAAGTGAGACAATTGCAAGGTATAATTTTGGCAAAAgtaaaaactgaaacagaaaagcCCAATAccccaacttatttatttatttatttagtgcttgAGAtcaaacctaggggtgctttaccaatgagctatatcctcagtctttttattctttattttgggcCAGGcttttgctaatttgctgaacctagccttgaacttgccatcctcctgccttagccacctgATTTACAGGgtttacaggggtgcaccactgccTGGGCCAACATATACTATTAAAGGAAAAGGGTACTTAGGCCAGCATTTTCAAgttgtttattttgattcagtttATTCAAAAATTGTTCCAACCTAATCTGTGTTGTATACAAAATACAATGCTGTATAGTAAACTTGCTTATATGTaatctacagattttttttgaaaatcatatattATATGGATCTTTTCACCATCTGACCTATTCTTTTTATTCCTGCATAGtgttccataatttatttaaccatgcCTTTGTAAATGGCCAttgagattattttctttttcttttttttttttaaaaaaaggttataaataatgctgcagtgaatcTTCTCATGCACATACAGGATCATACTATATGCAATATTTCAAAAGGATAGTGTACTTAGGGGAAAAGGACTAGAAGTGAATGGACTAGAATGGGAAAAGACTAGGGTTCTTctatagcatgcatgaggccataggttcaattctggaaaaaaacaaaaacaaaacaaaagtaggCAACAAAATTCAACCAGGATCCCTTTTATCATTTGTACTATGTTTTCTTTCTGGGTCTATACAGAATAAATCTAATCTCTCTTCTTTAGTCCTTCAAATAATTTGTGTCCTTATGAGATCTGTTAAGCTTATTTtcaattctaattaaaatattttgatattcttCCATGCATGAAATGTCATTTATACGTTTGCATCCTCTGCATATTTGATGTATGTATAACACACACATTGGTGAATAAGACAGGCTTAGGCTCAGACCAGCAGAGgttcattttcttaaaacttaCTAGTTGTATATTTCTGAGAAGATTATGTAATCTTTCAAAGTCTCACTTTTCTCATTTGTCTAAGGGAATTATAGTATTTCTTTAAGAAGATGACTGAAGGAATATATAAATTAATCcaggagaaatattttaaatgatacagAATTTTTAAGTGTTCAATAGATAGTAAGGGTagctaaaatggaaataatgatggctattttatatttttcaaatagattgaaaaattaggaaaagatcAGTGTGGAGCCCTGAGCTAAGTCTTCCAGGTTTAAATCAATCCTTTAATCAGAACTCTCTGAGTGTAGGTGTTCATTTAACTGTGTAATCATCCTGCTTCTCTCTCTGGCCTGCTTTTCTAGAATTTGTTGGTCAAGACAGACTTCCCTCACTCTCTCATTCTTCATTCAGTACCTACAGGGAGCTCAGTATTCCAATGCTGAGTGAAAGGGAACTCAGCAGTGACCAGGGGGAGCTCTGGTTTCAGTCCACCTGGAGAGAGAATTGCCCCATGCCTAGCTATGATGCCATTGCCATTTCCCTGAACTTCTACACATctagcaacttaaaaaaaaaaagttatgtccaaATGACTCACTTATCACAGATTTTTTTAGCTTATAAAAATGGATGTTTGATTTGTTGTTATCATTCTCTCCCCACCCGCCTTgaactgtggattgaactcagggacacttaaccactgagttacatccccagcccttgctttattttttattttgagacaggaactcactaagttgaggaggctggtcttgaacttgcctctgcctcccaccttgaattacaggtgtgtgccacaatgactggctgctattatttttcttttgtaatccaTAATCTCTTCTGTGTGAAGATCAGCTGATTTTAGTTGCTTTGGTCAACAGCTCAGCCATATGCTCATGTCCTGAATCCCTGCCACCTCCTTTCAGTGTAAATAACGGTCCTTATCTCCCTTAGAGCCAAGGTGTAAGGCTCATATTCTATTATGGATACAATTGGCATTTATGAACTTTAAAAGGCTGTGCAAAAATGTAAGGTGATATTATTGCTATTTGTTCCCTTATCATTCATCGGTTTTAAACTTCAAAGTAAGATTGTTTTCCtgatctttattttctcttgaaaatCACTAGATGTTTCCCTTGTTTTATGTCTCTAAGCCATACCTGCCATTTCTAATCACTATTTAACTTTATGATGTTATAAACATTTTCTGTACCCCTCACATTTAAGTTTTATTCATGTTGATTGGGCTGCTATCAAATTCTGTGTTCCTGCTCTTTGTAGGATGAAGAAAACAGTCCTGCTCCTCATCACCTCCTGTGTAGATACGTTCTCCTCCTATAGTCCTGTACTCACATTCAACTGGAGTGAGAGATCAAATTTCTATCTGCCCCATGTCTTTGGTTTCTGCACCAGGATCTCAAGTCCTTGGAAGGTTCTCTTcagacttcttcttcttttatttttaatatttttcagttgtcaatggacctttatttttcatttattttatttattatatctaaTGCTAAGAATTGAAGCCAgttcctcacacgtgctaggcaagcactctaccactaagctacagccccagtcctctcTTTAGGCTTTTTGGTGTGAGCATTCatgatgtttttttcttcctttttttttccctcatggaGCAGGGGGGGTGGGCGTCATCTTCCATTTGGGGCTCCCGTAAGAATAGGATCTTTCTGCCCCTTCTTTAATAGCATATCTTCTCCTTTTTCCATTCTTCTTAATAATTGCTCCGATAATTGCTAAATTGTGTATGGTCCTCCGTGACTTACACATCCTTGGTTTCAGTTCAGCTCCTTTCAGCAAACATCAGATGTGTGGATAGCTGTGAGGCTAATGCTTCCAGTTTATCACTTGGGTAGTGCTGGTTGTAGTGCAGTCTTACATGTGAGAGCGGGCGGGGAAGGTCATCCCTGCTCCCCCAGGACTCATGATCTAGTTTGGGAGACAGTGCATATGCATCAATATATTAATTTCCATAAGCAAGTAACTAGAAATTGCTTTATGGAGCCCTCTGCTTTGTAATATACTATGTTCTGGAAACTTCCTTGTTAAGCACATCATCTTTAATCAGCATTTTTTTCCAATAAGGTACAGTATAACTAGGTTCATAATATAATTTCCTGCCCAAAGCCTGACACTTTAAAGAATGGTAAGCATAGTTATTAATAATCATACCACTCTAATAGGCTTAAACAGGATAGAACCATCCTAGGCCAACTAGGGTATAGGTTCGCCCTAATTAAAACCAGAGACAAACAAGGACTCAAGCATTTCTTCTTAGTTTTAATCAGAATGACACAGAAGGAAAGACCAAGCAACTTTaaatctttttcatttaaataaagtaataaattgTACTCTAACTCCCATTAAATAGACAAAATAAgttatatgtaattaaaataggCTCTGAGAGACTATGAAGTGTTTAGCATATGAAAACATGATCATCATCATAAATTTGTCTTATATGCATCTATGTGTCACAAAATTAgtaaaattcttaattaaaaatagttCTCTTGCCTTCTTTGATTTTGGTGGGTTTTTAAAACTCAGTAACTTTAAGATATCTGGTATCTTTAAAAGGCAGGTTTCCCAGGGAAATTAGAACAgatgtcctttttttcttcttgaatttctCAGAAACAGCAAATAGCATTCATGGTTTTccttcacttccttccttccatccatccatctgtccatcttaTCTGTTCATCAGTATTCCCATCTATCACAGCTGTTTATTGAGCAGTTATTATGTGCTGATCCCTAGATAGCTGGAATGCCTCATCAATATgatatggtttctttttctttgtgtgtgcttGTCTATATTTcagctttgctttgttttctcatctccctatttctcttccttttcaaagCAAGTTCTTGTGGTATTAAGCCTCTTTCTGTATTTGGCAAGGTACTTGACTATCTAGTCAGATGTTATAAAAAATCTTCATGAATATGCATCtgtgacttgtttttttttttttttttaaatgctccaggaaaagaaattcaaaggTACTAATAAAGAAGGAGGATCTAACAAATGCAAGTTTCCAGCAAGCAGAAGTAATTCCAGCAAATGTCTCTGGTTTATAAACTGTTTCATTTAAATTCTTCTATTATTCTGCTCgatttttctcctctgtaagAGGAGTACAAGTGGTCATTACAAAGTGGATTTGGTATTCCAGGGAAGGGAAAGTAGTTTAATAGGGTTCAAGAAATGAATGCAAATCAGGGAGTAGTGGTGGTCCCTGGTCTGTGGCAAGAGATTTGGCTTGAGAAGTAAACTATTGAGCTGGGcttagtggcgcatgcctgtaatcccagtggcttgggagaccgaggcagaagaatcatgagttcaaagccagtctcagcaacagtgagatgttaagcaactcggtgagaccctgtctctaaaaaaaatataaaataaggctgaggatgtggctcagtggtcaagtaccccagagttcaatccctggtgccaaaaaaagtAAAGCAGAGATCTTATAAACCATTTTAGGAGCTTGAACTTTATCCTGAAGGCAGAGAGAAGTCTTTAAAGGCTTTTTAAGTCAAAGAAGTGACATACTGCTGTTTACCCCTAGGGAAGGTTGGAAGGAAGGTAAGTATGGATGATGGCAAACCAGTTAAGAGGTTTTAGAAATCCAAGGCATAATGACCTGAACTAAGGGGTGGAGAGAAGTTATCACTTTCCAAACCAGCATATTTAGTGATTCAGTGTGGGAGCCTGGGGTTATTACCAAGTGTTCCCAGATTGCTTTGTGCAGGAATCTGAGAATGGTGGTGCCACTTACTGAAATAGGCAGTGGGGAAGCATGGGGCCTTGAGCAGGTTTTCGCTCAAGCCTGTGCTTGCGATCAAAGTTGCCACCTGCTTTTTGGTAGTCTTACAATTGGATTCCCCCTCTAAGGGCTTTATTGTGAGCCGTTGAAGATGCTGTTAATCTCAGCtgatttttctgcttcatttctctCACTTTTTCCGCCTCTCCCAATGATGTCAAAATTCACCTTGCAAGTGAAGCAAAGCCACAAAAGGATAGTCTGgggcgtgtgagtgtgtgtgcacacatgtataAGTGACAGTGATCAAGCCTGGTATTGGTTTGTTAATTTGGCTCATAAATCTCTGTCCTCTTTCAGCCCAGTGGCAGAAAGACTGAATAAGAAATGACAAAAAGCTAGTTAAAGTTGAGTGACATCTGGTTGAGAGAGTTCTAGGGTCAGACTGCTTAGGTTCTTGGTGAgatcttggacaagttattttCATCTCTATCAATTTCCTCAATTGTAGAATGGAGATAATAGGATTGGCCTCATTTTTAAAGTGTTACCTAATGTTATTGTATGTAAAAATCcttagaatgagggctggggctgtagctcagtggcagagtgcttgcctagcatgcatgaggcactaggtttgatcctcagcaccacataaaaataaataaataaaattaaaggtattgtgtccaactgcaactaaaaatatatacattaaaaaatcctTAGAATGAGATGTAGTGTTTACAATGTTTAGAGTAGTTCTTAGCACTGTAATTTAAATAGGTTTTCTTTTGGCAACACGAAATGAGTAAAGCCACAGATGATGGACAGGGTCTTAGAAAGTGGGAGAATTGATGGAATTAAACCTCATGATCTTTTTGTCTTGGACACATAATTTTGAGCCTTGTAGATAACACTGTAGTGGAGGTGGGGTCCTTGTGACTTATTCCTCCTGGTAAGAGCCTTCTGTGGTGGTAGTGGTGGCAGGGGCAGTAATGACAAAGGCAAAGTACCTTCTATTCAACCTTCACATCCACCTATAGGGTGGATACTGTCACTCCCCCAGTCTTGCAGGTAAGGAGACTATTAGGGTAAGCAGCAGCCCCAGATCCCAGAGCACTGAGCAGTGGAGCTGGGATGCAAGCCAGGCAGTTACCTTGAGAGCCTGAGCTTCTTAGCCCCAACACCAGCAAGTTGCTTCTGTAAGGTGTGTTCTGCTGGTCTGGTCCCCATTATTCCACAGCCCTTTCACAGAAGAATGGAGTGTGACTTAATTTTCACTAAGATGATTAGTTTTGATTTTGATGTTCAGGGCCTGAAACTTCAGATTCAAGTCGTGTAAGAGATTGTTAAtctcttttttccatttctcttttagaTATCAGTTTTTCTTGCAGGTGAAACAAGATGTGCTTCAGGGCCGGCTGCCCTGCCCCGTCAACATTGCTGCTCAGCTGGGAGCCTACGCCATCCAGTGTATGTTCCACTTCAGTGTATTTGCTTCAGAAATGTCTGGGGGAAATATTAGAAGTTTTCTTTGTATGCAAGTTGATATTCTAAAACTCTTCTTATCAAATGacagttggaaaaaaaatttagtcaGAATTCAGGTTTTGACCAGTGTCCTTCAGAAGAGGTAAAACTGGAGTCAATTACATTTCCCTTGTAGTAGGTTGCATGGAGTTTTAGTTGCAGAAATAGCATTCGTTCTTGTTTTAGTGGAGGGCCTAAAAATCTGCTCTACTCTACATCCCACTTGATTTCAGTGCCTCTacaccctgccccctccctgaCAAACTGTTGTGTCTCAAAGATAACGTTGCTTCTGGGCAGCTGTTGTATAGACTCCACATGGTCAGGTGCCAGCACCAAGTTCAGTGTGGCACACGGCTCTTGACATCAGTGTGGCAGCCATATGGGATGGCTCTGGGTTCTTCTGTCTTTTTAGAGACTAAGGCTGAGACTATTTCTACTAATGATTATTGAACACCTTTTAAGAATCTAGCTAGGGAAACAAGACTGCATGATTCTTGGCCCTATGAAACTTGTAGACTGGAAATTATGTAGAAATAATATCCCAGGAAAGCTGTGGAATAGATGAACTGGGTTGGGGCTTGGAAGGTAGGTTAACATAGGGAGAAGAATTTTTGTAAGAGCAGTATAGTGAGCTTCCTGGTTtcactttgtttctttgttaaaCAGACGGAGTATGTACAGCATTGTATTATGTTTCCATCACCATTATTTGAGGCATAGATGTTTGaatcacatgttttctctctctctgtgtcattGAGAGGATATATGGGAGGTCACCTCCAGCATTTCTACCATATGTACCCTAAAGTCtgtttataacattttatttcatataagcTGATAAGAATAATTGAAAGGAAAATCTCAGGAAAAgcagaaatacaaaatttatattttcaagtcaAGATTTTATGTCATCCCTATATGCTCATCATATTTTAGTAAAATGTTTAATAGTTATACAGGTATTTATATGTTTAAGAAAAATGTTCACACATGataggaatatttttagaaatgtttttctaaaatagcataaaattataatttctttttccccccccAGCTGAACTTGGAGATTATGACCCATACAAGCATACTGCAGGATATGTGTCAGAGTACCGGTTTGTTCCTGATCAGAAGGAAGAACTTGAAGAAGCCATAGAAAGGATTCATAAAACTCTAATGTAAGAATTATGTCATATGTTTCATCAGCCATCAGTGATCACTGCAGGTTAATGACAATCATAAGAAAAGTTTTTAGAACAATAAAATTTTCACCTATGCCTTGAACATTCTAGCTTGATTTCTCTTGTAATAACTTTTACTGATTACAACACTAAAATGCTCATCAAAAGCTCAAgagattttaaaagttcaatgTAGAAAGTCAATTCTAAAAGCCAAAGTCACCATATATTTGGTCAGTGATACTGCAGGCCTGTCTCTGTGCATAACTTCCCACagacaaaatttattttgcataaattTATGTATTATGATCTTATGTAAGTGAATTCATTCTGTAAGTACTGTgttttacaatctttttttttttcggtcACTAGTGtcttatgaaaaatttttaactgtaaatattatttttaactataaaaaataaccaCAAATGCCTTAATGTATTCTAGATTTGCTCTGGGTTAAGTATGTAAATTCTTTGCAATTAAAACAAAGTCCTATTCAGGCTATCACAGTGAATCTGGAAATCACGATGACATGTGTGTAGCCTCTGAGGGCGTTGTGTTAACACCACATGCACTTCTGACAGTAGATGCGCTCCCCTAGTAGGATTTTCAATTAATAGCCTGGAGCATTGaagttataatttaattatacttATTTTGGTTAAATCTTCTATACTGATTAACTTTGCTTTTTTTGCTTCTTATGTAACATTCCCCCTTGAATATACTTGATTTCAGATCTATTatagtcaaggaaaaaaaatgtagaatttatCTGctcaacaaaaaaatatttgcctAAAGGATCTGTTTCAGTGAGTAGATGCAGAAGTCAGTTGCTGAATGGTAATCAGAGAAACCTGGCTCTGCATGTTGTATTAGCCTGTGCTAGAAGGCTCTCCAGCCTGGTTATAGAGTCCttcattttaaggttttactAAAGTGGATGCTAAGAGAGTGCTTGTTATAACATCATAAAGGGCAATGTGTTTGGtacattttgagaatattaattcTACCAGGAGTTTCCAAGCACAATTGTGTTTAGACATTATCATGGAGCTTTAAATAAAGGCCCTCAGACATGTTTTATGTGATGGTGTGGATAGTGTGACTGTTTTACTGGGAATTAAGCATGATCAAGGCTTGGTAGCTTTCTTGTGCCTAACTTGTGATGAATATTCTTCACAGATTTCACAAGTATGCTACATTGTGAGTTTTTCAGCATGCCTGGCTGAAATGAGGGAATGTATCAAAGcaaattaaatttctaaatttttaaaaattcataggtCCTTTTGTTAACCATtccagtgtctctctctctctctctctctctctctctctctctctctctctctctctctctcatacacacatatacatacacactctTAATTTATCCATGGAGATTCCTGGCAGATGCTTGCTCTCATTAGGAATCGGtgctattttctgtatttatcaCCAGTGAACATTTCTCTATTCTCTGTTGAGAAAATAATAGGTACTGTTACAATTTCTGTATGTTAACTAATGTATTTCTAAACTTCATTGTGCTCAGAAGATGTTGCTATGACCCCACTAAGAGGTGGAGATCccattctcctcttctttccaCCCCTGTGCTAGCTCCTTTCTCATCTGATGCAGAGCTACTGGTGCAGGGAGACATTTTGCTCTTTGTGAAGTGGAGGCTTTTTAATTTGCGTGCTTATGTCCTCAAAAACCTCTTTGGGCGTTTTTGaaattgagaatttttaatatatgttggGACATTAGGGATAGACTATAATGAGCAAGGATCTATTTAGTAAATGAAATTAACTTAATATGTATCACCTCGAAACATAAAATTTTGTCACCAGCAAGGTGAAGGCCTTCTTGAAATACAAAAACTTATGTTCACATTAATACAAAGGGATATTTTTTCAGTGAATACAATGAAACTGGTTTGCAACCCCTGTAAGCGCAATAGCTAAGGGTAAAGTAaggctgtttgtttttttgctgggTACAGGGGTCAGGCTCCTTCTGAAGCTGAACTGAATTACTTGAGGACAGCCAAATCCCTGGAGATGTATGGTGTTGACCTCCATCCTGTCTATGTGAGTAACATTTaattaacacaaaatattttaagctgatgacatttttcttaaaaagtcacCAAGACTCTCAAAGGAAAATGGTAGTCCTGTTGTTCAGCAAGCAGATGATAccttttcatttgtgttttttgaaCAGAAAGCAGCTCTTGCATGGATTAAACTCTAATGAATTTTGCATAAAAGTCTGTGATTATATTACCATGTGTAGAAAACAATTAACTGGACTTGAAAACACAATCTGGATAACAGTTCCAAAGGGTTTAGCTAAACATCAAAACAACTTAAAATTGGTCTATACTTGATTGTATTAGATAGAAAACAGGAAGATTTTTCCCAAAATAGATTTGATGGCTGAAAAACACAATTCAGGTTTCTAACCAGGTAAAGCAAGGGTTAGGTAGCAGTCTGGGTGCACCAACGGGTGGTTCTATGTTGACTGTGCAGGTTCTGTCGCTGTAGGTATCACTgccttcataaaaatattta containing:
- the Epb41l4a gene encoding band 4.1-like protein 4A isoform X5, which encodes MGCFCAVPEEFYCEVLLLDESKLTLTTQQQGIKKSTKGSIVLDHVFRHINLVEIDYFGLRYCDRSHQTYWLDPAKTLAEHKELINTGPPYTLYFGIKFYAEDPCKLKEEITRYQFFLQVKQDVLQGRLPCPVNIAAQLGAYAIQSELGDYDPYKHTAGYVSEYRFVPDQKEELEEAIERIHKTLM